Part of the Desulfohalovibrio reitneri genome is shown below.
ACTCCTCGGTCTCAACCGCTACCGCAACCGCAATCGCGGATGAGCGAAGAACAACCGACCACGCAAAAAGGGGCGGCTAAGGCCGCCCCTTTTTGCGTGGGAGAAAGATTTCGCCCTGGCGGGCGACCAGGGGGCTGCGCGCCCCCTGGACCCTGCGGCAAAGTAACTTTGCATGTGTATTCGCGGGATAGCGCGCGGCGGATCGCGGGAAGGGAGTACCCCGGCGAACCCTCAATTCTGGGGGGCCGTTCGGTATAATCCCGCACCGTCCGCAAGGGGTCACATGCATTGAACGCGAAATTGAGCGGGAATCCCCCGGCTGCAACGCGCCGGTACCACGCCCCCGAGCGAAGCGAGCGGTAAGCGAATTTGGGGAAAGAGGATGGTGGGGTGTGGGGAGGAAGGAGAAAACCTTTTTTCTGGCGACAAAGGGGTTTTCTCCTTCCTCCCCACTGCCCTGAACAATCACCCCCACCGACCGCCTTTCATTCCCCCAAACCCATGCAGAGGGTCTTTTTGAAGAGGCGGCCGCCTCTTCAAAAAGAAAAACCCGTTCCGCCTATTTCTCTTCCAGAATCTTGCGGGCGACGTTGATGTCGTAGGCTTTGGTGGGGTCGAAGGCTTTGTTTTTGCCTTCTTCCTTGTGCATGGAAATGGCTTTTTGCAGCGCGCCCCAGGGCACCCAGCCGTGTTGTTCCCAGAGGCTGGGGTCGTTGGCGTCGTCCATGCGGAACCAGATGGTGTCCTCGTCTTTCTTGACGTACATGCGCACGGACTTGTTTTCCGGGAAGGGGTAGTAGAAGCGTCCCTTGTCGTCTTTCACTGTCGGCACCTCCGGTGGGTCGGGATGCCCCCTGGCGTGGGGGATGTCAAGCGCGGGCGGATTCGGCCCGGGCGCGGACGGACTGGGCCTCGGCGGACTTGCCCTGGCGTTCGAGGGCTTCGGCCCACAGGGAGAGGTAGCGGGCCTTGGGCTTTATCTCGGCCGCCTGCCGGGCCAGGGTGGTGGCGATGGCCGGGTCCTCGCCCTCGTCCAGGTAGAGCCGGGCCAGCATGGCGATGGCTCCGGCGTCGTGGGGGTTGTGGGTCACGGCCTGGTGCAGGTGGTGGCGGGCTTCCTCGCGGCCGTCGCGGGCCAGGGCGGCCCGGGCCAGGAAGCGGTGGGCCGTGGGCAGCCCGCCGGGCCGGGCGGCGGCTTTCTGGTAGAGGTCCTCGGCCTGTTCCGGTTCGCCCGCCTGTTCGGCCAGCTGGCCCAGCCGGATGAGGGAGTAGACGTGGCCGGGGTCGATGCGCAGGCAGTCGGCGAAGGCCTCGGCCGCCTCGCGGTGTTCGCCCAGGCGCAGGCAGGCGCAGCCCAGGTTGTAGCGGGCGGAGAGGTCGTCCGGGTCCAGTTCGCAGACCTGGTGGAAGAGGGCGCGGGCCTGGTCCAGGCGTCCCAGGCGGGCCAGGCACACGGCCAGGGAGTTGCGGGCCAGGTTGTTGTTCTCGTCCGCCAGCAGGGCGCGCTTGTACTCCTCCATGGCCCCGTAGTGGTCGCCGTGGGTGAAGAGGCGGTCGGCGGAGATGTTCAGGGAGACGGAGTCGAACAGGGCCACCTTGGGCTCGTCCAGGAGCTGGGCGTGGTCCAGGGCCTTGCGGCAGTTCTCCAGCAGGTCCGCCCGCGAGGCGTCCAGAAAGGGATAGGCGGCCGCGCCGATGGCCACGGAGGCCCCCAGGGCGTCGCGGGCGCGCTCGGCCAGCTCCAGGCAGCCTTGGCGCAGGTCGCCGGGATCGGCGTCCGGCACCAGCAGGCAGAGGGAGCCCAGGGAGTAGCGGCCGCCGGTGATGTCGCGGCCCAGGGTCTCGCGGGCCAGCTCGGCCAGCTTGCGCGCCCCGGCGTCGGCCCGGCGGGAGCCGTTGAGCAGCCGGGCCAGCACCAGGCCGAAACGGTCCAGCCCGCCGCGCTCGCGGGCGAAGCGGGAGAGGAAGTCGCGGTAGGAGTAGAGGCCGGTGACCATGTCGCGGCGCGGGGCGGCTTTTTCCTCATGGTCCATGGGGGTCTCGGCCTCGTCCAGCAGCACCAGCCGGTCGCCCGGCTCGATGGTCCAGGCGGGGTCGGCCAGGTGCAGCACCTCGGCGATGGCGATCTCCTCCTGCACTTCCACCAGCACGGCCTCGCCCTTGGGCATGGCCGGGTAGCGGCCCTGGTAGCGTCCCTGGCCCGTGGCGGGCCTGTAGTCGGCCTCGGCCAGGGCCTTGGCCGGGGAGACGGCGAAACGCATGCCCTCCTGGGCGTCCACCCGCCTGCCCAGGGAGCAGGAGAAGCGGGACAGGGGCAGGCACTCCAGCACCCGTCCGCCTTCGGAAAGCACGCCGTCGAAGGCTGTCACGCCGTCGGGGTCGGCCTCGCCCGCCGTGGCCGCGTCCTCGGCCGCGGCGTCCGCCGCCAGGGCGGCCTTGGAAAGCAGGGTGCGGGCCATGTCGCGCGGGGAGAGGGTGATCTGCGGTCCGGAGAGGTCCGCGGGAAAGACGGCCACTCCGCCGGATGCGGTCAGGGTCAGGGGCGGGTCGGTGGGCGCGGCGCCCTTGGGCTGCACCTGGGCCTTGACCAGGGCGCGGCGGCAGTAGCGGGCCAGCTTCAGCCCCTCCTTGCGCGATCCGCCGGGCCACAGGGCTGCCAGCCGGTTGTCCCCCACCTGGGCGCAGGCCACCTGCTCTGGGCAGGCCCGGCGCAGGGTGTCGGCGGCCTCGCGCAACAGGGCCTCGGCCGCGTCCGCGCCGTGCCGCTCCTCGGCGGCATCCAGCCCCTCCAGGCGGAAGGAGAGCACGGCCAGCCGCCCGGAGACGCTGGACAGTCCAGGGTCCAGGCAGGCCTGGGAGGAGGGCAGCAGGCAGGACTGGGCCTGTTCGATCTCGCGGGTGAGGTCCGCCTCCAGGGTGTGCCCGGCCAGCAGGCCGGTGGCCGGGTCGCGCCGGGCGGCCTTGGCCAGGGCCAGGTTGTCCAGGATGAGGGAGGCGGCCTGGGGCAGCGCCTCCGTCTGGGTGCGGGGCGCCTGCAGGCGCACGTCCTTGGCCACGAAGACCGCCAGGCAGCGGCCGTGGTGGATGAGCGGCAGCAGCAGCCGCTTTTCGTCGGGCAGGTGCAGCGGCTCGCCGGACTCGGGATCGAACCCGCCGGGCTGGCGCGTGTCCGGGAAATACAGGGAGTGTCCGCCGAAGCGGAGGAAGCGGGAAAGCTGTTCGGCGATCTCCGCCTCCAGCAGGATGCAGTCGCGTGGAGTGAGTCGCGCCGGGGAATCGGCCTCGTTCATGAGCCGGGGGTATACGACAGGCGCGGGCGCGGCGCAATCCGTGGCGCGGGCTGGCCGGGAGGGGAAATCCACCGGGTCTTCGTTTTTGTAGACAATCGGGCGGGGAGTTACAAAAACGAAAGGGCCGAAATGCGTTGAAACGCAGCGATTTCAATTGGATGGTGTTTGGCACTCGCCTTGCTCAAGAAGAGGCACGGAGGACACGCCATGCACATCGCCATTCTGCTCATCGCCGCCCTGGCCCTGCATTTTCTGCTGGAATGCCTGCTGGGGCTGTTGCCCGGCCGCCGGGCCTCCCGCCGCCTGCCGCCGAGGGAGTTCGCCTTCCGGCTGGCTCCGCTGGCCCTGGCCGGGGCCGGGCTGCCCCTGGCCCCCGCCCATCCGGCCCAGGGCGCGGCCTGCCTCTTCCTGGCCGCCTCGCTGTTGCTTTTGGGCCGCATTCTGCGCGGGCCGGAGATCAGCCACGGGAGCTTCTCGTGAGCCTGTCGCTCAATCCCATCGGAATCATGCGCACCCCGCACCGGGACATCGAGGGCATGCCCATCCAGCCGCCAGGAGCCGGTGAGTTCGAGGGCACTCTGCACCTGCGGCCCGAGTTGGCCGAGGGGCTGCGCGACCTGGACGGCTTCTCCCACGTCCACCTCATCTACCTGCTGCACAAGGTCGAGGGGTACGAGTTGACGGTGAAGCCCTTTCTGGACGACGCGGAGCACGGCATCTTCGCCACCCGCTCCCCCAGCCGCCCCGCGCCCATCGGCCTGAGCGTGCTGGAGGTGCTTCAGGTGCGCGGCAACACGGTGCGGCTGGGCCGGGTGGACATGCTGGACCGCACCCCGGTGCTGGACATCAAGCCCTACGTGCCGGATTTCGACGTCTGGCCCGCGGACCGCATCGGCTGGTTCGCCGGCAAGAGCGGCAACGCGGACAGCGTGCGGGCGGACGGCCGCTTCCGCGAGTCCGGCCGCCGGGTGAAACGCTCCGCCTGACGCGGCCGATCGGGACTGCCCGCCGGGGGTGGCGCGCGTTTGAAGGATGCGCTACACCCGCCCCATGTCCGGCCGTTTCGATCCCGTCCTGACCCGTCTGCGCCGCCTGGCCGAAGCCCCGCCCGGCTCCCTGCTGCTGGAAGGGGGGAGCGAGGCGGACCGCGAGGGCATGGCCACCCGCTGGGCCATGCTGCTGAACTGCGAAGGCGCGCCGGAGGAGCGGCCCTGCGGGGTCTGCGCCGCCTGCCGCCGCATCGAGGAGGGGGCCAGCCGGGACGTGCTGCGCTTCGACTGGCGCGGCGGCCCCTGGAAGGGCTCTGTGGAGGAGCTGCGCGAGGCCCGCCGGATAATGGGCGAGCCGCCGCGCGACGGCCGGGCCCGGGTCATCATCCTGTTCGAGGCGCACGGCATGCGCGCCGAGCAGGCCAACACCCTGCTCAAGTCCATCGAGGAGCCCCGCGCGGGCAACCATTTCGTCCTCACCAGCCCCCAGCGCGAGCGCGTGCTGCCCACCCTGGTCTCCCGCTCCATGGTCCTGACCCTGCCCTGGCCCGAGCCGGGAGGGGAGGCGCTGTCCACCCCCGAAGGGGAGGAGGGCGAGGACCCAGAGGGCTGGGCGCGGGCGGTCTACGGCTTCGCCTCCAGCGGCAGGGGGCTGTTCCCCCTGACCGGCAAGGGCAAGATGGAGCGGGGGCTGGTGGAGCGGGTCACCGTTGTCCTTTCCCGCGACCTGGCGCAGGCCCTGTCCGGCCGGGCGGAGGGCGATGGGGCGCGGCTGCTGGCCGGGATGGACCCGGCGGCCCTGCGCTCCCTGGACCTGACCCTGGACCAGGCCAAGCAGGCCCTGGACGCCATGGCCCGGCCCGCCCTGGTACTGGAATGGCTGGCCGTGGAGCTGCGCGGCCTGGCCGCAAGGAGCGAGCGATGAGCGCCAAGAAGCGCAAGAAGAGCGGCAAGCAGGCGCGCGCCAAGGCGAATTCCCATGGGGAATCCGGGGATGCCGCGCCCGTGGCCGAGGTGCCCAGGCACGTGCGCGACCTGTCCATCACCGTGGAGCAGGGCGTGGTGCGGCGGCTTCTGGGGCGGGGGGGCGGCCTGTCCATCGAGCTGGAGTACGAGACCCTGGCCTCCATCGCGGACAAGGAGGGGGAGGTGCGCCTCTCCCTGGACATGGACCGCGACGACATCGAGGGCCCGCCCGCGGTGAACACCGTCTTTCTGGCCGGGCCGCCGCCGCAGCCGGGGGCCTCCTGCGCCCTGAAACTCTTCGCCCTGCTAGGCTGGGCCGCCTTCCTTGGCCTGCTCACCTGGTACTTCCTCTACGTCTGATCCTCCCGCGTCCCTTTCGCCGCCATTTCTGCTTTACAGCTCGGCGGCGAAGGAACACTATGCGAACATGGAATGAAACATTCCGCGTCCGCATATGGCGACGTGAGAGGGGGAGCCATGCAGGAGAAGGGAACCAGAGGAAAGGCGCGCAGGGTCCCGGGGTTCTTGTTCGACATGGACGGCCGCAGCGCGGTCTGGCTTCGGCTTTTGGCCACGGGCGAGGACCTGCACGCCGAGTACGTGGGCCAGGCGGACAACCAGTACATTCTGCTGCGCATCCCCAGGCTGCAGGGCATGCGGGAAAAGCTGCTGCGGGACAACGGCCTGGAGCTGCGCTACCACCAGCAGGGCGAGGTCTGCGTTTTCTCCTCCCAGGCGGTGAAGTATTTCCCCAGCCCGGTGCCGCTTCTGCTGGCGGAGTTTCCGGTGAACATCGCCTGTCAGGGGCTGCGCGGGGAGACGCGCGTGGCCAGCAACCTGCCCTGCAAGCTGCGCGGGGAGTTCGGCGAGTACCGGGGGCTGCTCACCGACCTCAGCCGCAGCGGGGCGGCCGTGGTCTGCCGCCTGGAGACCGACGCCAAACTGCGCCGCGCCGCGCCGGGCGACGCCGCCACCCTGCTGCTGGACCTGGGCGGGCGCGGCAGCGTTTCCGCCGGGGTGCGCATCCGGCGGAAGGACGATCTGGGCACGGACAAGATCCGCCTGGGCGTGGAGTTCGAGGAGCTGGGCGAGGTGGAGTCCGAGGCGGTGGGGGGCTTTCTGGACGAGCTGCTGGATTTCGCCGACGTTGTCTGACATGACCGGGGCCGGTCGAGCCCGCAAAACGAAAATAGCTCACCATTGCGAGATGTTACGTGAACGGGGTAGGGTTTCACCCCATTCACAGCGAATTCCAGCTGGTCTAGCTTCGTCCTCCCGCCGGGGGGAGCGGCGGTGAAAGGGGCACCATGGCAGCAGAGGAAAAATCCGTCCGGCGCATACCCGGAATCAATTTCGGCATAGAAAGCAACGCCGTGGTCAGCCTGCGGTTGCTTGCCCTGAACCAGGACTTCCGCGCGGAGTACGTGGGGCAGATCGACAACCAGTACATCCTGCTCCGCATCCCGCACATCCAGAGCGTGCGGGAGAAGCTGCTGCGGGACAACGGGGTGGTCGTCCGCTACCAGCAGAAGGGCGACGTCTGCCTTTTCAATTCGCACGTCATCAAGTACGTCCACTCCCCCTGCCCGCTCTTTTTCATCTCCTACCCGGAGACCATCGCCTGCCAGGGGTTCCGCCGCTCCACGCGGGTGCGGTGCAGCCTGCCCTGCCTGCTGCAGGGCCGCTTCGGCGAGCACGACGGGCTGCTCACCGACCTCAGCCTGCACGGGGCCTCCGTGGTCTGCCGCCTGGAAAACGACGCCAGCCTGCGCAAGTTCCAGTCCGGCGACCCGGCGGTTCTGAACTTCTCCCTGGGCGAGCACGGGGAGGTCATGGCCGGGGTCAAGGTCCGCCGCATGGAGAACGTGGGCAGCGAGAAGGTCAAACTGGGACTGGAGTTCGAGGATCTGGACGAGATGGAGACCGAGGCTCTGAACGAGTTTCTCGACAGGCTTGCCGGATTCCTCGACGTCAACTAACGTTTTTCACCGCAACGTCCGATGCAGCAAGGGGGGTGAGGCATGGACGCTGAAATCAAGGGAGTATTCTCCACGTCGCGCGAGCGCCGTCAGGGGGACGGCACCACGTCCAGGGTCATGGACGAGCGTCTGCTGTGGTTCGTGGTCCGGGTGGGCGAGTCCTTCCAGACCAGCGCCCTGGCGGACAACCGCATGCCCTCGGGCATCCGCAAGATGGTGCCGGGGAAGGACTTCGAGGCCTACCGGCCCGAGCCAGACGTCTACCTGGAGTCCATCCGGCCCCATTTTCCCGGCGTGCTGGACAAGCTGGGCGAGACGGACGAGGAGTCCGACCTCCCGGGCATGACCCGCGAGGAGCGCAGCCTGTTCAAGGCGCTGCAGATATCCATCAAGGGCGGCTCCTCCTCGCGCATGTCCGTGGCCCGGGAGCTGCTGCGCCGGGCGGAGCGCGAGAGGCACGCCTGGAGCAGCGAGCAGGCCATGCGGCTCAGCGGCATGGCCGTGGCCGCCCGCAAGTCCTCGGACCCCGTGGCCGCGGTGAAGAACTACCGCGAGGCCCTGCGCCTCAACCCGCACGACGACCATCTCTATTTCAACATGGCCCGCGCCCTGTACGACATGGGCGAGATGGACACCTGCCGCCAGGCTTTGCGCCGCTCCCTCAGCCTCAATCCGGAGTTGCGCCATTCCAGGGAGTTTCTCGCCTTCCTGGAGGCCGTGGGACAGGACTGACCCGCGCTTTTCGCAGCAAGTAGGGTTTTTCCCCATTTCCATCGCCCGCCCCCCGGGGGTAGAGGGAATGCGGGGTCGGCCATATTCAGGCAACGAGGACGGCGAGCGGATGGACGCGGAAATCCTGGGAATCTATTCCTCCGAATCAACCCGCAGGCTGGGGGCGGGCACCACGTCCACCAGGCGCAAGGAAAGGCTGTCGTGGTTCGTGATGCGGCTCGGCAGCTCCTATCAGGTCATGCCGCTGGGCGGGGACGGACTGCCCACGGGCATGCGCGAGTTTCGCGACGAGGAGGACTTCGACGAACAGTTCACCCCGGAGCCGGACGCCTACATGGAAAACGTGGCTCCTGTGGCCAACAGCCTCCGCGCCAAGCTGGAGGAGACCGGCGGCGAGGTGCTGCCCGCCGGGCTGACCCGCAAGGAGCTGTCCCTCTTCAAGTCCCTGCGGGTGAACATCAAGGGGGCGGCCAAAAGCTCCCCGCGCACGGTGCTGGAGCTGTTGCGCACGGCCCGCCCCGGCGGCTCGGCCTGGATCGCGGAGCAGGCCGCCCGGCTGGGCAGGGCGGGCATAGAGGCCCGCCGCAACGCCGACCCGGCCGAGGCGCTGCGCCAGTACGAGCGGGTGCTCAAGCTCAACCCCCACGACGACCACGCCTACTTCAACATGGCCCGCTGCCACCACCTCCAGGGCGACGTGGAAAAGAGCCTGGAGTGTTTGCGCAGGGCGCTGAAGCTGAACCCGGACCTGCGCGAGGCCAGGGCCTTTCTGGAGTACATCCAGGACGGCGGCCGGGGAGGGCGGTTCAGGGCGGACGAGTCCTTCTCCTTCTGAGCCGGACGGGGCTGCTGGAAAAAGTGCGAATCGAGGGTTGACAAGTCCCCGCCGCGCCGATACATAGTTCGTCCTTTGCGAGCACTGGAGGCGCGTAGCTCAGGGGGAGAGCACTTGCTTGACGCGCAAGGGGTCAGGAGTTCAAATCTCCTCGCGCCTACCACATTTTCGTGAAAGGGAGGCTCCTCGCCTCCCTTTCCTGTTTGGGGCACCGGAAGGTACAGCATGCGTTTGGATGTCGACGGCGTCGAAGTGGAAGCCGAGTCCGGGGCGACCTTCGCCGAGGTCCTGGGCCAGGCTCTTTCCAAGAAGCGGATGAAGCAGGTGGTGGCCGCCCGGGCCTGCGGGCGGGTGCACGACCTGACCGCTTCCGTGCCGGAGTGCGCCCTTTCCGACGGCGGCGTGGCCCCCGTGCTGGAGAGCGAGCCGGACGGGCTCGAGGTCATCCGCCACTCCGCCGCCCACCTCATGGCCGAGGCGGTCAAGAACCTCTTCCCCGAGGCCAAGGTGACCATCGGCCCGGCCATCGAGTCCGGCTTTTACTACGATTTCGACTACCACCGCCCCTTCACCCCCGAGGACCTGGAAGCCATCGAGGCCGAGATGGTCCGCCTGGCGGGCCGCGACGAGCCCTTCGAGTGCAGGGTGATGCCCCGCGAGGAGGCCGAGCGCCTCTTCCGCGAGCAGGGCGAGGACTACAAGCTGGAGATCATGCGCGACCTGGGGGAGGAGAGCTTCTCCGTCTACTCCCAGGGCGGCTTCACCGACCTCTGCCGGGGTCCCCACGTTCCCTCCTCCGGCCGCATCAAGGCCTTCAAGCTGCTTTCCACCGGCGGGGCCTACTGGCGCGGGGACGAGAACAACCGCATGCTCTCGCGCATCTACGGCACGGCCTACGCCAACCCCAAGGATCTCAAGAAGCACCTGCAGCGCCTTGAAGAGGCCGCCAAGCGCGACCACCGCAAGCTGGGCCGCCAGCTGGACCTGTTCTCCTTCCACGACGAGATCGGGGCGGGCATGGTCCTGTGGCATCCCAAGGGCGCGCTGGTGCGCACCATCCTGGAGGACTTCGAGCGCAAGGAGCACCTCAAGCGCGGCTACAAGATCGTGCAGGGCCCCCTCATCCTCAAGCGCGACCTGTGGGAGAAGAGCGGGCACTACGACAACTACCGCGAGAACATGTACTTCACCGAGATCGAGGAGCAGGAATACGGCATCAAGCCCATGAACTGCCTCTCGCACATGCTCGTGTACCGCTCCAGGATCCGCTCCTACCGCGACCTGCCCGTGCGCCTCTTCGAGCTGGGCCAGGTGCACCGCCACGAGAAGTCCGGCGTGCTGCACGGGCTGACCCGGGTGCGCCAGTTCACCCAGGACGACGCCCACATCCTCTGCCGCCCGGACCAGCTGCAGGACGAGATTCTCGGCGTCATCACCTTCGTCACCGACGTCATGCGCCTCTTCGGCTTCGAGTTCGAGGCGGAGCTGTCCACCCGCCCGGAGAAGTCCATCGGCTCCCAGGAGGACTGGGACCGGGCCACCGACGCGCTGAAGAGCGCCCTGGAGGCCGGGGGCTACGACTACGGGGTCAACGAGGGCGACGGCGCTTTCTACGGCCCCAAGATTGACATACTTATCAAGGATGCCTTAGATCGCCGGTGGCAGTGCGCCACCTGCCAATGCGATTTCACGTTGCCCGAACGGTTCGATCTCACGTATGTGGGGGAGGACGGGGAACGGCACCGCCCGGTCATGCTGCACCGGGTCATCCTGGGATCGCTGGAACGGTTCCTGGGGGTGCTCATCGAGCATTGCTCCGGGAAGTTCCCCACCTGGCTGGCTCCGGTCCAGGCCAAGATCCTGACCGTGACCGACGACCAGGCGGAATACGCGGCGCAGGTCGAACGGCGGCTCGGTGCCGCCGGTGTTCGCGTTGAAGCGGACCTGCGCAACGAAAAGCTGGGCTACAAGGTGCGCGAGGCCCAGTTGGAAAAGGTCCCCTTCATGCTTGTCATCGGAGACAA
Proteins encoded:
- a CDS encoding tetratricopeptide repeat-containing diguanylate cyclase is translated as MNEADSPARLTPRDCILLEAEIAEQLSRFLRFGGHSLYFPDTRQPGGFDPESGEPLHLPDEKRLLLPLIHHGRCLAVFVAKDVRLQAPRTQTEALPQAASLILDNLALAKAARRDPATGLLAGHTLEADLTREIEQAQSCLLPSSQACLDPGLSSVSGRLAVLSFRLEGLDAAEERHGADAAEALLREAADTLRRACPEQVACAQVGDNRLAALWPGGSRKEGLKLARYCRRALVKAQVQPKGAAPTDPPLTLTASGGVAVFPADLSGPQITLSPRDMARTLLSKAALAADAAAEDAATAGEADPDGVTAFDGVLSEGGRVLECLPLSRFSCSLGRRVDAQEGMRFAVSPAKALAEADYRPATGQGRYQGRYPAMPKGEAVLVEVQEEIAIAEVLHLADPAWTIEPGDRLVLLDEAETPMDHEEKAAPRRDMVTGLYSYRDFLSRFARERGGLDRFGLVLARLLNGSRRADAGARKLAELARETLGRDITGGRYSLGSLCLLVPDADPGDLRQGCLELAERARDALGASVAIGAAAYPFLDASRADLLENCRKALDHAQLLDEPKVALFDSVSLNISADRLFTHGDHYGAMEEYKRALLADENNNLARNSLAVCLARLGRLDQARALFHQVCELDPDDLSARYNLGCACLRLGEHREAAEAFADCLRIDPGHVYSLIRLGQLAEQAGEPEQAEDLYQKAAARPGGLPTAHRFLARAALARDGREEARHHLHQAVTHNPHDAGAIAMLARLYLDEGEDPAIATTLARQAAEIKPKARYLSLWAEALERQGKSAEAQSVRARAESARA
- a CDS encoding PilZ domain-containing protein, giving the protein MQEKGTRGKARRVPGFLFDMDGRSAVWLRLLATGEDLHAEYVGQADNQYILLRIPRLQGMREKLLRDNGLELRYHQQGEVCVFSSQAVKYFPSPVPLLLAEFPVNIACQGLRGETRVASNLPCKLRGEFGEYRGLLTDLSRSGAAVVCRLETDAKLRRAAPGDAATLLLDLGGRGSVSAGVRIRRKDDLGTDKIRLGVEFEELGEVESEAVGGFLDELLDFADVV
- a CDS encoding flagellar brake protein; translated protein: MAAEEKSVRRIPGINFGIESNAVVSLRLLALNQDFRAEYVGQIDNQYILLRIPHIQSVREKLLRDNGVVVRYQQKGDVCLFNSHVIKYVHSPCPLFFISYPETIACQGFRRSTRVRCSLPCLLQGRFGEHDGLLTDLSLHGASVVCRLENDASLRKFQSGDPAVLNFSLGEHGEVMAGVKVRRMENVGSEKVKLGLEFEDLDEMETEALNEFLDRLAGFLDVN
- a CDS encoding tetratricopeptide repeat protein, which gives rise to MDAEIKGVFSTSRERRQGDGTTSRVMDERLLWFVVRVGESFQTSALADNRMPSGIRKMVPGKDFEAYRPEPDVYLESIRPHFPGVLDKLGETDEESDLPGMTREERSLFKALQISIKGGSSSRMSVARELLRRAERERHAWSSEQAMRLSGMAVAARKSSDPVAAVKNYREALRLNPHDDHLYFNMARALYDMGEMDTCRQALRRSLSLNPELRHSREFLAFLEAVGQD
- a CDS encoding tetratricopeptide repeat protein gives rise to the protein MDAEILGIYSSESTRRLGAGTTSTRRKERLSWFVMRLGSSYQVMPLGGDGLPTGMREFRDEEDFDEQFTPEPDAYMENVAPVANSLRAKLEETGGEVLPAGLTRKELSLFKSLRVNIKGAAKSSPRTVLELLRTARPGGSAWIAEQAARLGRAGIEARRNADPAEALRQYERVLKLNPHDDHAYFNMARCHHLQGDVEKSLECLRRALKLNPDLREARAFLEYIQDGGRGGRFRADESFSF
- the thrS gene encoding threonine--tRNA ligase; translated protein: MRLDVDGVEVEAESGATFAEVLGQALSKKRMKQVVAARACGRVHDLTASVPECALSDGGVAPVLESEPDGLEVIRHSAAHLMAEAVKNLFPEAKVTIGPAIESGFYYDFDYHRPFTPEDLEAIEAEMVRLAGRDEPFECRVMPREEAERLFREQGEDYKLEIMRDLGEESFSVYSQGGFTDLCRGPHVPSSGRIKAFKLLSTGGAYWRGDENNRMLSRIYGTAYANPKDLKKHLQRLEEAAKRDHRKLGRQLDLFSFHDEIGAGMVLWHPKGALVRTILEDFERKEHLKRGYKIVQGPLILKRDLWEKSGHYDNYRENMYFTEIEEQEYGIKPMNCLSHMLVYRSRIRSYRDLPVRLFELGQVHRHEKSGVLHGLTRVRQFTQDDAHILCRPDQLQDEILGVITFVTDVMRLFGFEFEAELSTRPEKSIGSQEDWDRATDALKSALEAGGYDYGVNEGDGAFYGPKIDILIKDALDRRWQCATCQCDFTLPERFDLTYVGEDGERHRPVMLHRVILGSLERFLGVLIEHCSGKFPTWLAPVQAKILTVTDDQAEYAAQVERRLGAAGVRVEADLRNEKLGYKVREAQLEKVPFMLVIGDKEMEEGGVNVRLRGGENLGLKSVEEAVGLIRDDAAEPFKRGGMSYSFEACPNEPAD
- the tsaA gene encoding tRNA (N6-threonylcarbamoyladenosine(37)-N6)-methyltransferase TrmO; translation: MSLSLNPIGIMRTPHRDIEGMPIQPPGAGEFEGTLHLRPELAEGLRDLDGFSHVHLIYLLHKVEGYELTVKPFLDDAEHGIFATRSPSRPAPIGLSVLEVLQVRGNTVRLGRVDMLDRTPVLDIKPYVPDFDVWPADRIGWFAGKSGNADSVRADGRFRESGRRVKRSA